The window ATTGGAGTTCCTGGCAGCAGCAATGCGTTTGCTATTAGCCGTCGATTGGGCTTAGCCGAGGACATTGTTGGTAGGGCTAGACAGCTTATTGATAAGGATCATGCAGAATTTGAGAATGTGCTTACCGAACTGGAAGAGCAAAAGCTTAATTACGAGAAGCTCAATCAAGAAGCAAAACTACAGGAATTACAGTTAACGAATTTACAAAAGAAACTTAGTACGGAACAGCAGGAATGGAATAAGAAGAAAGAACAGATGCTGATCAAAGCGCAGAATGATGCAGCAGCTCTTATTAGGCAGACGCGACGTGAAGCAGAAGCTATAATCGCTGAATTGAAAGCACAATTTGCTAATCAGAATACAAAAGAGCGTCAGTTAACTATCGATAGCACCAGAAAGAAATTAAAAGAGGGAATTGGTGACAACCTGGTTGAACAGGATTTTAGTTCGCTTCCTTCTGTAGATTCAGCAACTTTACGTCCTAATAGTTCTGTCTTTATTACATCCCTAAACCAAAAAGGTACGGTAATTGATATTGGTTCAGATCAGGTTACAGTGCAGATTGGTCTTATGAAAGTAAATGTTCCTTTCTCCTCATGCAGGCTTATTCAAGATGATGCTGTCAAATCGGCTAAAACTAAGAGTAAAGCAATCAGTTTCACTAAAGTTCATGATATTCAGCGTCAAATTGATGTTCGTGGGATGAATGTTGAGGAGGCAGAGGTATTATTAGCCAAGTATCTTGATGATGCTATTTTAGCAGGCTTGAATCAGGTTCTGGTTATTCATGGCAAAGGTACCGGTGCGTTGAGAAAAGGTGTTCGTGCTTATTTGAAAAATCATCATCATGTTAAGGATATCAGTATTGGTGAATTAAATGAAGGCGGTGACGGTGCTACTGCGGTACGCTTGATTTGATGCATCATCTTAGTCGGGTTAGCCGGCTAAGTTTTTGCTAGAGCATAATGTAAGGCATTAAATGGGGGGAGAAAAAATGATTACAAAGAGTAAAGAAATTGAAGAGCGGGCGATAGAAAGAGTAGCAGATTCAATGTGTGTCGCAGCACGCACAGCCCCAAAAGGCAAGGGCTTTGATAATCTAGTAACCATGACGGTAAAAGGCGGAGTTAAGAATCAACTCGTCGATGAGATGAGGAGGATTGCGCGTACAAGTGGAGTTCAGTTCTTTGACCGTGATGCTACGTGTGTAGAAAAGGCTTCTTTAGTTGTATTAATGGGGCAAAAAGTTGTACCCATGGGAGTTCCCAATTGTGGTTATTGTGGTTTTGCGAATTGTGCGGAGAATACTAAAGAGAACGGATTATGCTCAATCAGCATTGGCGATCTCGGGATCGCATTGGGATCAGCCGTGAGTGTGGCAGCACATCAGCATGTTGATAATCGGATTATGTTCAGTATTGGACGTGCCGCATTAAACTTAGACTTATTTAATGAAAAGATCAGTATTGCCTATGGCATACCATTAAGTGTATCTGGTAAAAGTCCATTTCATGATCGCTGTTGATACATGAAAAAGTGTGAGCTTTCGCTCACACTTTTTTTATTAAAAACTTGTTTTCCAATTTAGGTAACGGCCTGTTGCCCTTTTGGCATCCTCTTCTAGCTCTGGTCTTTCTACCTGAAGTGGCATTGAATCAGTTACAGCAGCAGCTGGAGTTTCTTTTTTTGTTTCAGGTTTTTGTTCGGCTTTTTCCGGCTTTTCACTTTTGCCAGCATCATGTTTTTCATTATTATTACCGCTGCCGCCTAAACTATTGATTAAACCGAGGATTGAGGACATATTTGCAGGGTTGAGTTTTGATTTCAACTGCGGGCTATTGAGGAGTGGAAGCAGTGACATCAGCGTATCCATGGATGGACCGCCGTTACCGCCGCCATCGCCTTTCGTCAGTTCTCCAAGCAGCTTTTGAATTGGGCTGCCTGCGGCTGAGGTTGTAGATACAGGCTGAGCAGCCTGAGTCTGGTTTTTATTCAAAATTGTGATAATGCATAACAAAGATAGTACGTTAATAAGAGTATCATAGCTTCCTTCAGAAGAAGTGGTATCAAGTATTCTGATTATGCTCTGAAGTAGTGTTTTATCGGGGGTTCCGTTTGACATGCAGACCCCTCCTTAAAATAGTCCAGGAATCTTGGGCAGGTTTAGGTCGGTAGTTATTTTATTCATTGCGGTTTGATTTAGATCTCTTGATTTTGACATAGCGTTATTTAATGTTGCAACTAATAAATCTTGCAGCAAAGCTGCATTGTCAGGAGAGAGATATTTACCATTGAGCTCAAGAGCTACAACATCTTGCTGACCATTGACTACGACTTTAATAACATCACCGCTCGAGACTTCAATCCGTTCGTTTCGCAGTTGTTCCTGAATTGATTGGACGTTCTGTTGGACTTTTTTTACCATTTCCATCATATTTCCAAGGTTTTCAAACATTAACAGCCACCTCCGGTAATTTTTATGCCACTCTATGCGAACAAAATAATTTTGTGAGTGTCCAACTTTATTATATGATACCGAATTTAACTATCTGACATATATTAAGATAGGTCATGAATTTGTGAGGAGGGGTTGGGATGCGC is drawn from Sporomusaceae bacterium FL31 and contains these coding sequences:
- a CDS encoding nucleoid-associated protein, with translation MFENLGNMMEMVKKVQQNVQSIQEQLRNERIEVSSGDVIKVVVNGQQDVVALELNGKYLSPDNAALLQDLLVATLNNAMSKSRDLNQTAMNKITTDLNLPKIPGLF